From the Verrucomicrobiota bacterium genome, one window contains:
- a CDS encoding fatty acyl-AMP ligase → MNDPGRPSTLVHLLRSRAVTQSHEPLYIFLADGEAEEFALSYEELDRNARAIAAKLQAVEPPGARALLLYHPGLEFIAAFFGCLYAGIVAVPAYPPRNPRNVPRIQTIASDAQASFCLTSSMVFARSRELFGVVPGLEDMLWLATDEIADDAAADWHPGEVTPETLAFLQYTSGSTSTPKGVMVSHGNLMHNLSFLCDGRGHTKIVSWLPFLHDMGLIYSILQALYGGFPCVLMAPASFLQRPFRWLHALSRHRASTAIAPNFAYELCAQKISDEEKRQLDLSCWTMALNAAEPVRLETLERFAAAFTSCGFRAEFLKPAYGLAEATLGVSIFAGPKLYCVKTLDKAAFETHRIVEASSQVLKSPVDPSPLPSPLGGERVPEGEAKGGSELQSTKSSEEFSPANALTCQAIGCGQGARDQQIAIVNPDTLRRCGPGEVGEIWLSSPSVARGYWRKPQETEETFRARIADTGEGPFLRTGDLGFVDEDELFITGRLKDLIIIRGGNHYPQDIELSAQKAHRALQADAGAAFSVEVDGEERLVLAQELIRHHKANLAEVGTAIREAIAEEHGIQVHSILLVKPHTVPKTSSGKIQRRQAREMFLEGSFEPEWQWKAEAPSNASVNSGGASGFTSQIQSNIAMEGSAGASPHAGGQARLLERWLVSRLAEVLKMPASEILPGQPIAVRSAAGNSRQDDHEMGRVPSRYRPIRPRFL, encoded by the coding sequence ATGAATGACCCTGGCAGACCTTCGACGCTGGTGCATTTGCTCCGGTCGCGCGCCGTCACTCAATCCCACGAACCGCTCTACATATTCCTGGCCGATGGCGAGGCGGAGGAATTCGCCTTGAGCTACGAGGAATTGGATCGAAACGCGCGCGCCATCGCGGCGAAGCTTCAAGCGGTCGAGCCTCCCGGTGCCCGCGCGCTGCTGTTGTATCATCCCGGGCTGGAATTTATCGCGGCGTTTTTCGGATGCCTCTACGCTGGAATCGTCGCCGTGCCCGCGTATCCCCCGCGGAATCCGCGGAACGTGCCGCGCATTCAAACGATCGCGTCGGATGCGCAAGCCAGCTTTTGTCTGACCAGTTCGATGGTATTCGCGCGCTCGCGCGAATTGTTCGGCGTCGTGCCCGGACTTGAGGACATGCTCTGGCTGGCCACAGATGAAATTGCGGACGACGCCGCGGCGGATTGGCACCCCGGAGAGGTGACTCCGGAAACGCTCGCTTTCCTGCAATACACCTCCGGATCCACCAGCACTCCGAAGGGGGTGATGGTCAGCCATGGCAACCTGATGCACAATCTGTCGTTCCTGTGCGACGGACGCGGCCACACGAAAATCGTTTCGTGGCTGCCGTTCTTACACGACATGGGGCTGATCTATTCGATCCTGCAGGCCCTGTACGGCGGGTTCCCATGCGTGTTGATGGCGCCGGCGTCCTTCTTGCAGCGGCCTTTTCGCTGGTTGCACGCCCTGTCCCGGCATCGCGCCAGCACCGCCATTGCCCCGAACTTCGCCTATGAACTCTGCGCGCAGAAGATTTCCGACGAAGAGAAACGCCAGCTTGACTTGTCCTGCTGGACGATGGCTCTCAATGCGGCGGAGCCGGTGCGGCTGGAAACCCTGGAACGATTTGCGGCGGCTTTTACCTCGTGCGGCTTTCGCGCCGAATTCCTTAAACCGGCCTACGGCCTGGCCGAAGCCACGCTCGGCGTCTCCATTTTTGCCGGGCCGAAGCTTTATTGTGTCAAAACGCTTGATAAGGCCGCGTTCGAGACGCATCGTATCGTCGAAGCCTCCTCACAAGTTTTGAAATCTCCGGTGGACCCCTCACCCCTTCCCTCTCCCCTCGGAGGGGAGAGGGTGCCTGAAGGGGAAGCGAAGGGTGGTTCGGAACTTCAATCCACGAAATCTTCCGAAGAATTCTCTCCAGCAAACGCCTTGACTTGCCAGGCCATCGGCTGCGGGCAGGGGGCGCGCGACCAGCAGATTGCCATTGTCAATCCGGACACGCTCCGCCGCTGCGGTCCCGGCGAAGTCGGCGAAATCTGGTTGTCCAGTCCGAGCGTGGCGCGCGGCTACTGGCGGAAGCCCCAGGAAACCGAAGAGACCTTCCGTGCGCGAATTGCGGACACAGGCGAAGGGCCGTTTCTCCGCACAGGCGATCTGGGATTCGTGGACGAGGATGAACTGTTCATCACCGGTCGGTTGAAAGACCTGATCATTATCCGAGGCGGCAACCACTACCCGCAAGATATTGAATTGAGCGCGCAGAAGGCCCATCGCGCCTTGCAGGCCGATGCAGGCGCCGCCTTCTCTGTCGAGGTAGATGGCGAAGAACGGCTCGTCCTGGCGCAGGAGCTCATTCGCCACCACAAAGCAAATCTGGCGGAAGTTGGAACGGCGATCCGCGAAGCAATCGCTGAGGAGCACGGAATCCAGGTTCATTCCATTCTGCTCGTCAAACCGCACACCGTGCCGAAAACCTCCAGCGGCAAAATCCAACGGCGCCAAGCGCGCGAGATGTTTCTGGAAGGCAGCTTCGAGCCGGAATGGCAATGGAAAGCGGAAGCGCCAAGTAATGCTTCAGTGAACTCCGGTGGGGCGAGCGGCTTCACGAGCCAGATTCAATCGAACATTGCGATGGAAGGCTCGGCAGGAGCCTCGCCCCACGCGGGCGGGCAGGCCAGATTGCTGGAGCGTTGGTTGGTTTCTCGCCTGGCTGAAGTTCTCAAAATGCCCGCGTCGGAGATTCTCCCGGGCCAGCCGATCGCTGTTCGATCCGCAGCCGGGAACTCCCGGCAAGATGACCACGAAATGGGAAGGGTTCCTTCGCGATATCGACCGATTCGCCCCCGATTTCTTTGA
- a CDS encoding methyltransferase — MRHCSQNLPEVLTGAVDLLSLVFEKGSSETMEKIYSVSTLAQYCNGILKEIAGTIVASLDPARPIRMLEIGAGTGATTQYLLPILPAGRTTYVFTDLGPGFLQHAREKFSAFPFVTYQVLNIEDDPAQQGFDLQSFDVIVAANVLHATRQLRQTLANVRKLLAPGGFLLLWEATQQQTWLDVSFSLLEGWQRFEDYELRPDQPLLTSSAWLEVLRDHFPHAAVFPEARTTGEKFGQSVIVARAAPAQIPKPIPAPTPAPSMRLQDWTIRNLVYEGRWELAAPGNSSSEGDHEPADGRADLQVCPTAYEESRTRQPGTWLILADEGGVGKSLAQLLAKRGDRVLLCFSGEGFQKLSSETWRLDPSAQNLARLFEEANLSEVETHFRGLIYLWGLGVSANLTAESLAHAQTRACAWVARAAQSLIHQTKGCKTQPRLWLVTRGSQRVTGQENLAVASAQSLLWGLGRSLAVELPMLWGGLVDLDPLEPSGEAQALLDAILSCGADDQIALRAETR; from the coding sequence GTGAGACATTGCTCGCAGAATTTGCCGGAAGTTCTGACCGGCGCGGTGGATCTCCTGAGCCTCGTGTTTGAAAAGGGGTCGAGCGAGACCATGGAGAAGATTTATTCCGTTTCCACGCTCGCGCAGTACTGCAACGGAATCCTCAAGGAAATCGCCGGCACGATTGTCGCCTCCCTGGATCCGGCGCGTCCAATTCGAATGCTCGAAATCGGCGCCGGCACCGGAGCGACCACGCAGTATCTGTTGCCGATCTTGCCCGCCGGGCGAACCACATATGTGTTCACGGACCTCGGTCCCGGTTTTCTCCAGCACGCGCGGGAAAAATTCAGCGCGTTTCCCTTCGTCACGTATCAGGTGCTGAACATCGAGGACGATCCGGCGCAGCAGGGTTTCGATCTGCAAAGCTTCGACGTGATTGTGGCGGCGAACGTCCTTCATGCCACGCGTCAACTCCGGCAGACGCTGGCCAACGTGAGGAAACTCCTGGCGCCAGGCGGATTTCTTTTGCTTTGGGAAGCCACACAACAACAGACGTGGCTGGACGTTTCGTTTTCGCTGCTGGAAGGCTGGCAGCGATTCGAGGATTACGAACTGCGCCCGGACCAACCGCTCCTGACGAGCAGCGCCTGGCTCGAGGTCTTGCGAGACCACTTTCCCCATGCCGCCGTTTTTCCGGAGGCGCGCACGACGGGTGAGAAATTCGGTCAAAGCGTGATCGTCGCGCGCGCCGCTCCGGCGCAAATACCGAAACCAATCCCGGCACCAACGCCCGCGCCATCAATGCGCCTTCAAGACTGGACCATCCGGAACCTCGTTTATGAAGGGCGATGGGAGCTGGCCGCGCCAGGCAACTCGTCGTCCGAAGGTGACCACGAACCGGCGGATGGTAGGGCAGACCTGCAGGTCTGCCCTACCGCGTACGAGGAGAGCCGGACGCGGCAGCCCGGAACGTGGCTGATCCTCGCCGACGAAGGCGGTGTTGGGAAATCACTCGCCCAACTTCTCGCAAAACGCGGCGATCGGGTGCTTTTATGTTTTTCAGGTGAAGGCTTCCAGAAGTTAAGTTCAGAAACGTGGCGGCTCGATCCTTCTGCGCAGAACCTGGCCCGCCTTTTTGAGGAGGCAAACCTGTCGGAGGTCGAGACTCATTTCCGCGGCTTGATCTATCTGTGGGGACTTGGAGTCTCCGCCAACTTGACGGCGGAGTCGCTCGCCCACGCGCAAACGCGCGCTTGCGCATGGGTCGCGCGCGCCGCGCAAAGCCTCATTCACCAAACCAAGGGATGCAAAACTCAGCCACGTCTCTGGCTGGTCACGCGCGGCTCACAGCGCGTCACGGGCCAGGAGAACCTCGCGGTTGCGTCGGCGCAGTCGCTCCTGTGGGGATTGGGGAGGAGTTTGGCAGTTGAACTCCCGATGTTGTGGGGAGGCCTGGTTGATCTCGATCCGCTGGAACCGAGCGGCGAAGCCCAGGCGTTGCTGGACGCGATTCTTTCCTGCGGCGCAGACGACCAAATCGCGCTTCGCGCGGAGACGCGGTAG
- a CDS encoding KR domain-containing protein produces the protein MRLARVEIPARPRAPLPVSVGGTYLITGGLGGIGLKVARWLVENGARKLLLLGRSPLLGSKESAAYTAANAFLDGLAGALRQTGISAVSINWGSWDKTGMAERESRGERLSAQGVFPMKPESALEALEFALSQERPQIAMMSVDWPKYFEANVRASATPFLAHVAPRKSKQSGSVSSEELRNGSGESAPRKRGGRGEEAVEAKLKQIVSEVLKTSPDRLDTGRRLSAMGLDSIMAVQIRHEMELHFSISISVQEIAQSTISELAQRVSKQ, from the coding sequence TTGCGTCTGGCGCGCGTCGAAATTCCTGCAAGACCGCGGGCGCCGTTGCCGGTTTCGGTTGGAGGAACGTATTTGATCACGGGCGGACTGGGCGGCATTGGACTCAAGGTCGCGCGGTGGCTGGTGGAAAACGGAGCGCGCAAGCTTCTGTTGCTTGGACGTTCGCCGCTGCTGGGGTCGAAGGAGAGCGCCGCTTACACCGCCGCCAACGCATTTCTCGACGGCCTGGCCGGGGCGCTTCGCCAGACCGGGATTTCCGCCGTCAGCATCAACTGGGGTTCGTGGGACAAGACCGGCATGGCGGAGCGGGAGAGCCGTGGCGAACGTCTTTCCGCCCAGGGCGTGTTCCCAATGAAACCGGAGTCGGCTCTGGAAGCCTTGGAATTTGCCTTGAGCCAGGAGCGACCACAGATCGCGATGATGTCGGTGGATTGGCCGAAGTATTTCGAAGCCAATGTCCGGGCTTCGGCCACGCCTTTTCTCGCGCACGTCGCTCCGAGGAAATCGAAGCAATCGGGATCAGTCAGTTCGGAAGAACTCAGGAATGGCTCCGGCGAAAGCGCGCCTCGCAAGCGCGGCGGACGAGGCGAAGAAGCCGTTGAAGCCAAGCTCAAGCAGATCGTGAGTGAAGTCTTGAAGACGAGCCCGGACCGATTGGACACCGGACGGCGTTTGAGCGCGATGGGACTGGATTCGATCATGGCCGTGCAAATCCGGCACGAGATGGAGCTGCATTTCAGCATCTCCATCTCCGTCCAGGAAATCGCCCAAAGCACCATCTCCGAATTGGCGCAACGGGTGAGCAAGCAGTAG
- a CDS encoding response regulator: protein MNRSSGPWPLGRFNARLRRVRGSSLKAAVRTISGSWGESVVIGPRKLPMTGSTEQPDVSFQEAYRSYLADLWVRRTRTLCIIALAAIPSGVVLDWVIYGERYLPAFIAIRAVTELLLGILLWFLQKPAARSHHKLLGFVWMALPIAHLSLMIGMADGIESPYYIAHILVVMGACLMLPWTFKECVGGCLMTWTLYGAACLASWAAFGHSDRTDWVQRAVSNGFFMMIFPIIGLAGSYASEGFRFREFRLRFDLDQKKKELKTSYEKLAELDRAKSQFFANISHELRTPLTLIVSPLDQLRNAPEIQSNARAREVLDIMFGNANRLLVLINDLLDLVKLEDAKLELHRKPVDLKELLPGLVDSMRGAAERANLRLETLLDEPSSLVVSADKDRMEKVFINLLFNAIKFTPAGGTVRVSGRQENGHVVVDVTDTGIGIGEDKLDQVFSRFWQEDGSSTRTRQGTGIGLALVKELVQLHNGTVTVQSQKGVGSTFTVRLPHCAERPEAATTGDSEDAWLAEMLHKAQRHQEALAPPPTPTPQKSTPASRDPHKHTLLLVEDEPAMQRFLSLELQDTYNVIIASDGQEGYELAQSHQPRLILTDMMLPKLDGITLCRKLKASPTLQPSRIVILTARAEDRTKLNALEAGADDFLIKPFSTVELKTRLANLLLTAQLERELHAQNQVLESTLKQLRAAEAQLIQTERLSALGTLSAGIMHEINNPIIFMITAVHFLKSTVAGASSDAQDTINDIEGGLKRIRDIIADLKSFAYGGTNTARTECDPQKIVRTARRILAHEIREDVQIEEIVSAEARLFGNENQLVQLLVNLIQNALQATAGNPSENKPRQIQIRAQPDARHFVLAVRDNGTGIAQENLSKVFDPFFTTKPVGEGMGLGLSISHTIVNQHQGEISVKSEPGEFTEFIIRLPPTAG from the coding sequence ATGAACCGCTCCTCCGGACCGTGGCCTTTAGGCCGCTTCAATGCTCGACTGCGGAGAGTGCGCGGGAGCAGCCTGAAGGCTGCGGTCCGCACAATCTCAGGTTCATGGGGAGAGAGCGTGGTGATCGGACCAAGGAAGCTTCCCATGACAGGCTCAACTGAACAGCCGGATGTTTCTTTCCAGGAGGCTTACAGGTCCTATCTTGCGGACCTCTGGGTGCGGCGGACGCGAACTCTGTGCATCATTGCCCTGGCGGCAATCCCTTCCGGCGTGGTGCTGGATTGGGTTATTTATGGAGAGCGCTACCTGCCGGCGTTCATCGCGATTCGTGCCGTCACTGAACTGCTTTTGGGAATTCTGCTCTGGTTCCTGCAGAAGCCCGCGGCGCGAAGCCATCATAAGCTGCTCGGTTTCGTCTGGATGGCACTGCCCATCGCCCATCTCTCTCTCATGATCGGCATGGCGGACGGCATTGAGTCGCCGTATTACATCGCCCACATTTTGGTGGTCATGGGCGCCTGTCTCATGCTCCCGTGGACCTTCAAGGAATGCGTCGGAGGTTGCCTCATGACCTGGACCCTGTACGGGGCTGCTTGTCTTGCGAGTTGGGCCGCCTTTGGACATTCAGACCGGACTGACTGGGTCCAGCGCGCGGTTTCGAATGGTTTCTTCATGATGATCTTTCCCATCATTGGCCTGGCGGGCAGCTACGCGTCGGAAGGATTTCGGTTTCGCGAGTTCCGGTTGCGCTTCGACCTGGATCAAAAGAAAAAGGAACTCAAGACGTCCTACGAAAAACTCGCGGAACTGGACCGCGCCAAAAGCCAGTTTTTCGCCAACATCTCTCACGAACTGCGCACGCCGCTGACGTTGATCGTCTCGCCGCTGGACCAACTCCGGAACGCGCCGGAGATTCAGTCCAATGCCAGGGCGCGTGAAGTGCTCGACATCATGTTCGGCAACGCCAATCGGCTCCTGGTGCTCATCAACGACCTGCTCGATTTGGTGAAACTAGAGGACGCCAAACTGGAGTTGCACCGCAAGCCGGTCGATCTGAAAGAACTGCTGCCCGGCCTCGTGGATTCCATGCGCGGCGCCGCCGAACGCGCGAATCTCCGGTTGGAAACGCTCCTCGACGAGCCATCCTCGCTCGTCGTGTCCGCGGACAAAGACCGCATGGAAAAGGTGTTCATCAATCTTCTGTTCAACGCGATCAAATTTACGCCGGCCGGCGGAACGGTCCGAGTGTCCGGGCGGCAGGAGAATGGCCACGTGGTCGTGGACGTCACGGACACCGGCATCGGCATTGGCGAGGATAAGCTGGATCAAGTCTTCAGCCGGTTCTGGCAGGAAGACGGTTCGTCCACTCGAACGCGCCAGGGCACCGGCATTGGCCTGGCGCTGGTCAAGGAGCTGGTCCAACTCCACAACGGCACTGTGACCGTGCAAAGCCAGAAAGGCGTCGGATCGACTTTTACCGTTCGTCTCCCGCACTGCGCCGAACGGCCTGAGGCAGCCACAACGGGCGATTCCGAAGACGCGTGGCTTGCCGAGATGCTCCACAAAGCCCAGCGCCACCAGGAAGCACTCGCGCCGCCGCCCACCCCCACTCCTCAGAAGAGCACGCCCGCGAGCAGAGATCCGCACAAACACACCTTGCTCCTGGTGGAGGACGAGCCCGCGATGCAGCGTTTCTTGTCCCTCGAACTCCAGGACACCTACAACGTCATCATCGCTTCGGACGGCCAGGAGGGCTACGAACTGGCCCAGTCGCATCAGCCCCGGCTCATCCTCACCGACATGATGCTTCCGAAACTGGATGGCATCACGCTCTGCCGGAAGTTGAAAGCGTCTCCGACACTGCAGCCGTCTCGCATTGTGATCTTGACGGCTCGGGCCGAAGACCGCACCAAATTGAACGCGTTGGAGGCCGGCGCGGACGACTTCCTGATCAAACCCTTCAGCACGGTGGAACTGAAAACCCGGCTGGCCAATCTCCTCTTGACCGCCCAACTCGAACGGGAATTGCACGCCCAGAATCAAGTCCTGGAATCGACTCTCAAACAGTTGCGCGCCGCCGAGGCCCAGCTCATCCAGACCGAGCGCCTCTCCGCGCTCGGCACGCTTTCCGCCGGGATCATGCACGAGATCAACAATCCGATTATCTTCATGATCACGGCGGTTCATTTCCTCAAGTCCACCGTCGCAGGCGCGTCGAGCGACGCCCAAGACACCATCAACGACATCGAGGGCGGCTTGAAGCGCATCCGCGACATTATCGCGGATTTGAAAAGCTTCGCTTACGGCGGGACCAACACGGCCAGGACGGAATGCGATCCGCAGAAGATCGTCCGCACGGCCCGGCGCATCCTGGCGCACGAAATCCGCGAGGACGTCCAGATCGAAGAAATCGTCAGCGCCGAGGCGCGATTATTCGGCAACGAAAACCAATTGGTGCAACTCCTGGTCAATCTCATTCAAAACGCCTTGCAAGCCACCGCGGGCAATCCGTCCGAAAACAAACCGCGTCAGATCCAGATTCGGGCGCAGCCGGACGCGAGGCATTTCGTGCTGGCCGTGCGGGACAACGGAACGGGAATCGCCCAAGAGAATTTGTCGAAAGTGTTCGATCCGTTCTTCACGACCAAGCCTGTGGGTGAAGGCATGGGCCTGGGCCTCAGCATCAGCCACACGATCGTGAACCAACACCAGGGCGAAATCTCCGTGAAAAGCGAGCCGGGCGAGTTTACCGAGTTCATCATTCGGCTTCCTCCGACCGCGGGATGA
- a CDS encoding class I SAM-dependent methyltransferase: MINMILERQYEGRTLFAKTVNKLLLDTAPAEAHRNRIAMLKRLLEQESERARTAGQPLEVLNIGCGPAKEVRDFMAASRDADLCRMTLMDFGKDALEFAQRRAIDEKARTGSKIQLEFIEKSIDDLLRESMARTRVAQAAAKRYDFVYCAGLFDYFTDSVCRRLIALFYEWLAPGGLLSVTNIHPSNPQRHLMEYLLEWNVFHRTEKELESLAPEGEREMIADRTGVNIFLNIRKTR, from the coding sequence ATGATCAACATGATCCTCGAACGCCAATACGAAGGCCGGACCCTCTTCGCCAAGACAGTCAACAAACTGTTGCTGGACACGGCGCCCGCCGAAGCCCACCGGAACCGCATCGCCATGCTGAAAAGGCTCCTGGAACAAGAATCCGAGCGCGCGCGAACCGCCGGACAACCGCTGGAAGTGCTCAACATCGGCTGCGGCCCGGCCAAGGAAGTGCGCGATTTCATGGCGGCGTCGCGCGACGCGGATTTGTGCCGGATGACCTTGATGGATTTCGGCAAGGACGCCCTGGAATTTGCGCAGCGAAGGGCCATCGACGAGAAAGCGCGGACCGGTTCCAAGATTCAGTTGGAGTTCATCGAAAAATCGATCGACGACCTCCTCCGGGAATCCATGGCGCGAACACGTGTCGCGCAAGCGGCAGCCAAACGCTACGATTTTGTCTATTGCGCGGGGTTGTTCGATTATTTCACGGACTCGGTTTGCCGCCGGCTCATCGCACTCTTCTACGAATGGCTGGCGCCGGGCGGACTCTTGAGCGTCACGAATATCCATCCGAGCAACCCGCAGCGGCATTTGATGGAGTATCTGCTGGAATGGAACGTCTTTCATCGGACGGAGAAAGAACTGGAGAGCTTAGCCCCTGAAGGAGAAAGAGAGATGATCGCCGACCGAACGGGCGTCAATATCTTCTTGAATATCAGAAAAACGCGCTGA
- a CDS encoding CAAX prenyl protease-related protein, whose product MHHLIGRLEKSPLLARVVPFVAFAALTSAQGFLGEGSRYWLYLVKTLLGAWLIWLVRPWVSEMRWKFSWEGVAAGVVVFGLWVGLEGLYPKFGSTAKVWNPHEHFGAQSGGAWFFIWVRVLGSSLVVPPLEEVFYRSFLYRYIVNPGFQGVPLGHFGWTPFLVTAAIFGFVHFEWLPAILCAAVYQGLVIWKQRLGDAMTAHAVTNFLLGLWVIWKGAWNFW is encoded by the coding sequence ATGCACCATCTCATTGGCCGGCTTGAAAAATCCCCCCTGCTGGCGCGCGTCGTTCCCTTTGTGGCCTTCGCGGCGTTGACTTCCGCTCAGGGATTCTTGGGCGAAGGGTCTCGGTACTGGCTATACCTCGTGAAAACCTTGCTCGGCGCCTGGTTGATCTGGCTGGTCCGGCCCTGGGTCAGTGAGATGCGATGGAAGTTCTCCTGGGAAGGCGTCGCAGCCGGTGTCGTGGTGTTTGGACTTTGGGTTGGACTGGAGGGGCTTTACCCGAAGTTCGGAAGCACGGCCAAAGTCTGGAACCCGCACGAACATTTCGGTGCGCAAAGCGGCGGGGCATGGTTCTTCATATGGGTGCGTGTGCTCGGATCTTCCCTTGTTGTGCCGCCGCTGGAGGAAGTTTTCTACCGGTCCTTTCTCTATCGTTACATCGTCAATCCGGGCTTCCAGGGCGTTCCGTTGGGCCATTTTGGTTGGACGCCGTTTCTGGTCACGGCGGCGATCTTTGGGTTCGTCCATTTCGAGTGGTTGCCCGCAATCCTCTGCGCGGCGGTTTACCAGGGATTAGTGATTTGGAAACAACGGCTGGGGGACGCGATGACCGCGCACGCCGTAACAAACTTTCTGCTCGGCCTGTGGGTAATCTGGAAAGGAGCCTGGAATTTTTGGTGA